A stretch of Aureispira sp. CCB-E DNA encodes these proteins:
- a CDS encoding aminotransferase class V-fold PLP-dependent enzyme produces MNNRRTFFKQMIGASAFGSFSMLSETIAAEELTETIDELTSLPIEAAIQGEDLWKRVQMAYAVSKSYLNLNNGGVAPQPTIVLNDQKKYLEQINQMPSHYLARELPKNRFILREKLAQLGGCLPEEIALMQNTTEAMNTVMLGIDWKAGDEVIVSKQDYSTVKLGWEQLSKRYGIKLIWVNLPTPIEDDKAILDIYLSKITTKTRFINLTQVINWTGQIIPVAVLAQICLHARSKGIFTLVDGAHSLAHLDFKISDLKCDAFASSLHKWLSAPIGTGMLYIRKDKIASVWPMYPHDFSQTSVIEKFEHKGTISLAREEATHIAIQFHHQIGIKLKEARLRYLKNYWAKELQRSKEVLFYTSFQDKYAGGIALFGTPSKNIDLISAKLERKYRIHHTRTSLEGVEGIRISPNVYTSTSDLDRFLEVITGLLKE; encoded by the coding sequence ATGAACAATAGACGGACTTTTTTTAAACAAATGATTGGAGCAAGTGCTTTCGGTTCTTTTTCTATGCTTAGTGAAACAATTGCCGCAGAAGAATTGACCGAAACAATTGACGAGTTAACAAGCCTTCCTATAGAAGCAGCTATTCAAGGAGAAGATTTATGGAAACGAGTACAAATGGCTTATGCTGTATCTAAGAGTTACTTAAATCTTAATAACGGTGGCGTAGCTCCTCAACCTACGATTGTCCTGAATGATCAAAAAAAATATTTGGAACAAATCAATCAAATGCCTTCGCATTATTTGGCGCGTGAACTACCCAAAAATCGGTTTATTTTGCGAGAAAAGTTAGCCCAACTAGGAGGTTGCTTGCCCGAAGAAATTGCACTGATGCAGAATACAACAGAAGCCATGAATACGGTGATGTTGGGAATAGATTGGAAAGCTGGAGACGAAGTTATTGTATCTAAACAGGATTATTCTACTGTTAAATTAGGATGGGAACAATTGTCTAAGCGATATGGCATAAAATTAATTTGGGTCAATTTGCCAACTCCCATAGAGGATGACAAGGCTATTTTAGATATTTATTTGTCAAAAATAACAACCAAAACACGATTTATCAATTTAACGCAAGTCATTAATTGGACTGGACAAATTATTCCCGTTGCAGTGCTTGCTCAAATATGTCTGCATGCTCGTAGTAAAGGAATTTTTACCTTGGTTGATGGTGCTCACTCCCTTGCTCATCTTGATTTTAAGATAAGCGACTTGAAGTGCGATGCCTTTGCTAGTTCACTCCACAAGTGGTTGTCGGCTCCAATTGGGACAGGAATGCTCTACATTAGAAAGGATAAAATAGCTTCCGTATGGCCAATGTATCCGCATGACTTCAGTCAAACTTCGGTGATTGAGAAATTTGAACATAAAGGAACCATTTCTTTGGCTAGAGAAGAAGCAACGCACATTGCTATTCAGTTTCACCACCAGATTGGTATTAAACTAAAAGAAGCTAGATTGAGATATTTAAAAAATTATTGGGCAAAAGAACTACAACGTAGTAAAGAGGTGTTGTTTTATACTTCTTTTCAAGATAAATATGCTGGTGGGATTGCTTTGTTTGGAACGCCTAGTAAGAATATTGATTTAATTTCTGCAAAATTGGAACGAAAATATAGAATACACCATACTCGAACTAGCTTGGAAGGAGTAGAGGGGATACGAATTTCGCCTAATGTATATACTTCTACTAGCGACTTAGATCGTTTTTTAGAAGTGATCACAGGCTTGCTTAAAGAATGA
- a CDS encoding RluA family pseudouridine synthase: MNIFRKHNIQVIYEDNHLIAINKPAGWLVQGDETGDLPLTEFVKDYIKRRYNKPGDVFLGVIHRLDRPVSGVVVYARTSKALSRMNKLFQDRQVQKEYVAVVEHRPLELEDTLVHYLSKDTERNVTNAYNKQKYKSAKRSELSYQYLGGLADHHLLKILPITGRSHQIRVQLARIGCNIRGDKKYGASKFNTDPGVIHLHSNKLSFVHPVKKEPIVITAPLPEKDQVWQMYAHIVDEL, encoded by the coding sequence ATGAATATTTTCAGAAAACATAACATCCAAGTTATTTATGAAGACAATCATCTTATTGCGATCAATAAGCCAGCAGGTTGGTTGGTGCAAGGAGATGAAACAGGTGATTTACCTCTAACGGAATTTGTCAAAGACTACATCAAACGCCGATACAATAAACCTGGTGACGTTTTTCTAGGAGTTATCCACCGTTTAGATCGCCCTGTTAGTGGTGTGGTCGTCTATGCTCGTACAAGCAAAGCACTTTCTAGAATGAACAAACTATTTCAAGATAGACAGGTTCAAAAAGAATACGTTGCGGTAGTAGAACACCGTCCTTTGGAACTAGAAGATACGTTGGTACATTATCTATCAAAGGATACGGAAAGAAATGTTACGAATGCGTACAACAAACAAAAATACAAGAGTGCTAAACGCTCTGAGTTATCGTATCAATATTTGGGTGGGCTAGCAGATCATCACTTATTAAAAATTTTGCCGATTACAGGACGTTCGCATCAAATTCGAGTGCAACTGGCTAGAATAGGTTGCAACATTCGTGGGGATAAAAAATATGGTGCTTCTAAATTTAATACAGATCCAGGAGTCATTCACCTTCATTCCAACAAATTGTCCTTTGTCCATCCTGTAAAAAAAGAGCCTATTGTCATTACAGCTCCCCTCCCCGAAAAAGATCAGGTATGGCAAATGTATGCCCATATTGTAGATGAATTATAA
- a CDS encoding alpha/beta hydrolase: MPSLSYYIVTTVLRIKGLKKIFAQDPIPYEKLRKEDIHIPSKRVLKGNASTQFKVLNTLVTSLVPKKYNNDQFLLLYCPGGAFVSGPNLLSWDSLAKLVRNTGINAWMLDYPKAPEAKILETTQNIDAVYAKALEQYDASRIILIGDSAGGNLILTLTQRLIAKQQPLPRRLIAISPAFDGSMTNPEIDRVDPYDCMLSKKGVLSAKRMCQGNLDIKDPMLSPLYGSFKNFPPVDLFMGEYDVLYPDQKLGRAKMEQEGVDLNVTIGKKMPHIWPLLPVMKEGVNALKKIEKIILQQIK; the protein is encoded by the coding sequence ATGCCTAGCCTTTCGTATTATATTGTTACGACTGTTTTAAGAATCAAGGGACTAAAGAAAATTTTTGCACAAGACCCTATTCCGTATGAAAAACTCCGAAAAGAAGATATTCATATACCCAGTAAACGTGTGTTAAAAGGAAACGCTAGTACTCAATTTAAGGTTTTGAATACTTTGGTAACAAGCCTTGTTCCTAAAAAATACAACAATGATCAATTTTTGCTGTTGTATTGCCCAGGAGGAGCCTTTGTAAGTGGACCTAATCTGCTAAGTTGGGACAGCTTGGCGAAATTGGTGCGAAATACAGGAATCAATGCTTGGATGCTAGATTACCCCAAAGCACCCGAGGCTAAAATTCTAGAAACAACTCAAAATATAGATGCTGTTTATGCCAAAGCTTTGGAACAATATGATGCTTCTAGAATTATCTTGATAGGAGATTCAGCAGGTGGCAATCTTATTCTAACGCTAACACAGCGATTGATAGCCAAGCAGCAACCTTTGCCAAGGCGATTGATTGCCATTAGCCCTGCTTTTGATGGTAGTATGACCAATCCTGAGATTGATCGTGTTGATCCTTATGATTGTATGTTAAGTAAGAAAGGTGTGTTGTCGGCAAAAAGAATGTGTCAAGGAAATTTAGACATTAAAGATCCGATGCTATCACCACTTTATGGAAGTTTCAAAAATTTTCCGCCCGTTGATTTATTTATGGGAGAATACGATGTTTTGTATCCCGATCAAAAATTAGGTAGAGCAAAAATGGAACAAGAAGGTGTTGATTTGAACGTTACAATAGGGAAAAAAATGCCGCATATATGGCCTTTGTTGCCAGTGATGAAGGAAGGAGTCAACGCATTGAAAAAAATTGAAAAGATCATTCTTCAACAAATAAAATAA
- a CDS encoding VOC family protein has protein sequence MKYVHTNIISKDWKALAGFYIQVFNCKLLLPQRDLSGEWLSKATGVPNAHIKGAHLRLPGYGKNGPTLEIFEYDKMEAAAESMPNRKGFGHLAFEVDDVHEVVEKVLELGGKKYGRIATKSIPDLGTLTFVYVQDPEGNIIEIQNWGTTLPVKEVPKTSEEPVQLPMDKDAVLTVEGKEEDREVSPKTTLNEPLSDNLETPISKRALLDELQRDLDASKYDLEETKQEVKDSKEDAKYQERKVKSGLKYDPDSELVIPKSKKELLSELKDEMQLNPKKELVLPKTKLPLEEDTTNSKEVKKQVKKIELPPIPADLRVEYKKDRVVTVLDLEHLNLSMTSDQLAQNLWSFSNLNPSDNEEKTFLECLGETYRADLVPLKKQYKAEDNNEENEKAWALTPRLRDSLKHFLGQCEEHKNALEDLKLEQINSSPKAWVETYQNLLLLTLAVEEKGGTELRLGYL, from the coding sequence ATGAAATACGTTCATACCAATATTATCAGTAAAGATTGGAAAGCTTTGGCTGGATTTTACATTCAAGTTTTTAACTGTAAACTGCTATTGCCGCAGCGAGATTTGTCTGGTGAATGGCTGTCCAAGGCGACTGGTGTTCCTAATGCTCACATCAAAGGAGCTCATTTAAGACTGCCTGGCTATGGTAAAAATGGACCAACGCTAGAAATTTTTGAATACGACAAAATGGAAGCAGCAGCAGAGTCTATGCCGAATCGAAAAGGCTTTGGTCATTTAGCTTTTGAGGTGGATGATGTGCATGAAGTAGTGGAAAAAGTACTAGAATTGGGAGGTAAAAAATATGGAAGAATTGCGACAAAATCTATCCCTGATTTGGGAACCTTGACTTTTGTCTATGTTCAAGATCCAGAAGGAAATATAATTGAAATACAAAATTGGGGAACAACACTCCCAGTTAAAGAGGTACCTAAAACTTCTGAAGAACCGGTTCAGTTGCCGATGGACAAAGATGCTGTATTGACAGTAGAAGGAAAGGAAGAAGATCGAGAAGTATCTCCTAAGACAACATTAAACGAGCCATTGTCTGACAATTTAGAGACACCTATTTCTAAAAGGGCATTATTAGATGAGTTGCAACGTGATTTAGATGCTTCTAAATATGATTTAGAGGAAACAAAGCAGGAAGTAAAGGATTCTAAGGAAGATGCCAAATATCAGGAACGAAAAGTGAAATCGGGACTAAAATATGACCCTGATTCAGAATTGGTAATTCCGAAGAGTAAAAAAGAGTTGTTGTCAGAGTTAAAAGATGAAATGCAACTTAATCCTAAAAAAGAGCTTGTCTTACCTAAAACTAAATTACCACTAGAAGAGGATACGACCAATTCTAAAGAGGTTAAAAAACAGGTTAAAAAAATAGAATTGCCTCCAATTCCAGCTGATTTGAGGGTGGAGTACAAAAAAGATAGAGTAGTGACTGTATTGGATTTAGAGCATTTGAATCTAAGTATGACTTCTGATCAATTGGCACAAAATCTTTGGTCGTTTTCTAATTTAAATCCCTCCGATAATGAAGAAAAAACTTTTTTAGAATGTTTGGGGGAAACTTATAGGGCAGACTTAGTACCACTCAAAAAGCAGTACAAAGCGGAAGACAACAATGAAGAAAATGAAAAAGCATGGGCATTAACACCGAGGCTTAGGGATAGTTTGAAGCATTTTTTAGGGCAATGCGAGGAACATAAAAATGCCTTAGAAGATTTGAAGTTAGAACAAATTAACTCAAGCCCCAAAGCATGGGTGGAAACCTATCAAAATTTATTGTTATTAACATTAGCCGTAGAAGAAAAGGGGGGCACAGAATTGCGCTTGGGATATTTATGA
- a CDS encoding GTP pyrophosphokinase family protein — MEKSEIKERYFQLQPLYERLGVNATQAIEGFLNAEEITYLNVSYRIKEFKSFFEKIGRKQYLNPFDETEDFCGIRIICYYNQDIQKIKQIIRDEFEIIRNEDKSSILKVSEFGYRSTHYIVKIKKEWLGAPNYRGLEDLKIEIQIRTILMHTWAEIEHKLNYKKEIEIPDEFVRKLYWLSAKFEEADYHFEILKQDIDTYRKKLQKEIEDEGAFQLNQKVNIDSLNVFLNHYFKNREEEPSYIDHLLLYHLHKLEVSFEDMRNAIEELKAWTDLIAADIKEIYLKDIGAKRRNIQGAELMLCLLDVYIPNFMEQRFKKKELVPSRVAIIKKWQHKLEQKNGSILN, encoded by the coding sequence ATGGAAAAATCCGAAATAAAGGAGCGATATTTTCAATTACAACCACTTTACGAACGATTAGGAGTCAATGCTACCCAAGCAATAGAAGGTTTTTTAAATGCTGAAGAAATTACTTATTTGAATGTTTCTTATAGAATAAAGGAGTTTAAGTCCTTCTTTGAAAAGATAGGTAGGAAGCAGTATCTCAACCCTTTTGATGAAACCGAAGATTTTTGTGGTATACGTATTATTTGCTATTACAACCAAGATATTCAAAAAATCAAACAAATCATTCGGGATGAATTTGAAATTATTCGCAACGAAGACAAATCAAGCATTCTAAAAGTGAGTGAATTTGGTTATCGCTCTACGCATTATATTGTCAAAATAAAAAAAGAGTGGTTAGGGGCACCAAACTATAGAGGTTTGGAAGATTTGAAGATTGAAATTCAAATTAGAACAATCTTGATGCATACTTGGGCGGAAATTGAACACAAGCTGAATTATAAAAAAGAAATTGAAATTCCTGATGAATTTGTACGAAAGCTATATTGGTTGTCTGCAAAATTTGAGGAGGCAGATTATCATTTTGAAATTCTAAAACAAGATATTGACACGTATCGAAAAAAGTTGCAAAAGGAAATTGAAGATGAGGGCGCTTTTCAACTAAATCAAAAAGTGAATATCGATAGTTTGAATGTATTTTTAAACCATTATTTTAAAAATCGAGAAGAGGAACCAAGTTACATCGATCATTTGTTGTTATATCACTTGCATAAGCTAGAGGTATCTTTTGAAGATATGAGAAATGCTATAGAAGAGTTGAAAGCTTGGACGGATTTAATAGCTGCTGATATTAAAGAGATTTATCTAAAAGATATTGGTGCCAAGCGAAGAAATATTCAAGGAGCAGAACTGATGCTGTGCTTGTTGGATGTTTATATTCCAAATTTTATGGAGCAACGATTTAAAAAGAAAGAGTTGGTTCCTTCGAGAGTGGCTATTATTAAAAAATGGCAACACAAGTTAGAGCAAAAAAATGGCTCTATTTTAAATTAA
- a CDS encoding alkaline phosphatase D family protein produces MKRPLGYLMTIAVIMSACAGKWVPEGEQLVKRYRIAFGSCAKQTKEQPILDAIVDNKPDVFIYLGDNIYGDTRDMDVLQKKYDQLAAKPEFQRLKQATDILATWDDHDFGENDAGRYYPFKEASKEIFLNFWEEPKNSERWKHRGIYHAVRLKDAPIDIQVILLDTRTFRDNLTARMKEKNTPYKNDYQPTISPDSTFLGAEQWAWLKTKLEEKADLRIIASSNQFSHEYNGWESWTNVPHERKKMVQLIQETKAKGVVFLSGDVHWGEISKYENAHTYPIYDITSSGLTQSWHDIEPNKNRIGFPIRKNNFGLIEIEKQTKTKLIFKLKNKKNLVAVQYSIDLSELDFTFKHDGL; encoded by the coding sequence ATGAAACGACCATTGGGTTACTTGATGACCATTGCTGTTATAATGAGTGCTTGTGCTGGGAAATGGGTGCCAGAAGGAGAGCAGTTGGTGAAACGATATCGGATCGCTTTTGGGTCTTGTGCAAAACAAACAAAAGAGCAGCCAATTTTGGATGCAATTGTAGACAATAAGCCTGATGTGTTTATCTATTTGGGTGATAATATTTATGGCGATACTCGAGATATGGATGTCTTGCAAAAAAAATATGATCAGTTGGCTGCCAAACCAGAGTTTCAACGCTTAAAACAGGCTACGGATATATTGGCGACTTGGGATGACCATGATTTTGGTGAAAACGATGCAGGGCGATATTATCCATTTAAAGAGGCTTCTAAAGAAATTTTCCTCAATTTTTGGGAAGAACCTAAGAATTCAGAGCGTTGGAAGCATAGGGGGATATACCATGCTGTTCGCCTAAAAGATGCGCCGATTGATATTCAAGTTATTTTATTGGATACTCGGACGTTTAGAGATAATTTGACAGCACGGATGAAAGAAAAAAATACTCCTTACAAAAATGATTATCAACCAACAATATCTCCTGATTCAACGTTTTTGGGAGCAGAGCAATGGGCTTGGTTAAAAACAAAATTAGAAGAAAAGGCGGATTTAAGAATCATTGCTTCTAGCAATCAGTTCTCACACGAATACAATGGTTGGGAGTCTTGGACGAATGTACCCCACGAACGCAAAAAAATGGTGCAGCTTATCCAAGAAACCAAAGCCAAGGGCGTGGTCTTTTTATCTGGAGATGTACACTGGGGAGAAATATCTAAATATGAGAATGCGCATACTTATCCAATCTATGATATTACATCAAGTGGATTAACACAGAGTTGGCATGACATAGAGCCCAACAAAAATCGAATTGGGTTTCCTATTCGAAAGAATAATTTTGGTTTGATCGAAATTGAAAAACAAACCAAAACTAAATTGATATTCAAACTGAAAAACAAGAAAAACTTAGTTGCAGTACAGTATAGTATTGATTTATCAGAATTAGATTTTACTTTCAAACATGACGGACTTTAA
- a CDS encoding caspase family protein: MEKKKCYALFIGINTYENEKVANLSGCIQDAKRLLTYIESNLNQQKYELRATTLFTGSNTPPTRQNIIDKIEQHLGQAKKGDMVLLFYAGHGSKEKAPNGFNEADGNFQTLVPCDARNTDANGIVIRNILDKEIRFLLHELWEKEQPEIIFIQDSCHSTGASRESEQLAVVLDELKELEQALQEENEPEPTLAAPQPRYTAPTDFEKRGDVWSNATQEDLVRTYTGLRKASTWIDAVLSSSNEVASIELPMAEHIHLAACDKHQFAYEIPLQGGVFTSHLLDILEASQNAISYQDLFNRIRMNIGGVYQQTPDLYVYSPNFKKRHEIFLGDLLVRGAVPAQRDIDAFDGFYPVVPKGRTEWQIKAGELELLPSLDGKIKAIPIEVFLQDQQPTGQSNAVIDYVASGYSRVTLINATFDRRKHRNQLYAKIPSRYMRRWRVAICVDTGQSGGNTVVLFENYAPRKSLKNFQSDGGPAIRMAPKVDTADFVVKVAKGWLALYQKDGTFIFYATALQYEKEGKRTTIPIIKKEGEATLYKYKNGKETLLDWTGDYHITSTEKASVAPIFEYLALVYQKNPKKNIHVFFEETVGQNAFTQFQETQQDVLEYYAPFINWTSPEKAAYILKTESDGFAVYPYRNGVEGRVPVFRKTSSLSIKDGYRVILSLQKICKWQTVYHLYNKLQETTTANHQFEFEFKLYHAAATKSRDLEPNRIHSTVCLKSWNTDHFEDVSRGLSRSLNELNTGGSPIRFLYNPLYPSTVLLDFDLAIHHLKGSENVYVSTLLLDSNYAILPLQKAMGSNLLPPQNLSTDKGGTLVLNGLELHQPPQMKHFPQEVEAVVFYLKIFIAYQRFDISGLLQTGLPAPAPKLAEYASAQEGTRAMLKKPPKTEDTGSWMSFTIPILVQREERP, encoded by the coding sequence ATGGAAAAAAAAAAATGTTATGCATTGTTCATTGGTATTAATACTTATGAGAATGAAAAAGTAGCTAATTTGAGTGGCTGTATTCAAGACGCCAAGCGGTTGTTAACTTATATTGAGTCTAATCTGAATCAGCAAAAATATGAACTAAGGGCAACAACTTTGTTTACAGGTTCTAATACACCTCCAACACGCCAGAATATTATAGATAAAATAGAACAGCATTTGGGACAAGCTAAAAAAGGTGATATGGTCTTGTTGTTTTATGCTGGGCATGGCTCAAAAGAAAAAGCACCCAATGGATTTAATGAAGCAGATGGAAACTTTCAGACTTTGGTTCCTTGTGATGCTCGTAATACCGATGCAAATGGCATTGTGATTCGAAATATTTTGGATAAGGAAATTCGTTTTTTGCTGCATGAATTGTGGGAAAAAGAGCAACCAGAAATCATCTTTATTCAAGATTCTTGTCACTCTACAGGAGCATCGAGAGAATCCGAGCAACTGGCAGTTGTTTTAGATGAGTTGAAAGAATTGGAACAAGCCCTTCAGGAAGAAAATGAACCAGAACCAACGTTAGCAGCCCCACAGCCTAGGTATACCGCTCCCACAGATTTTGAAAAGCGAGGAGATGTATGGTCCAATGCTACCCAAGAAGACTTGGTAAGAACATATACGGGCTTGCGAAAGGCTTCTACATGGATAGATGCGGTTTTATCTTCTAGCAATGAAGTTGCTTCTATTGAGTTGCCCATGGCTGAACATATCCACTTAGCGGCTTGTGACAAACATCAATTTGCCTATGAAATACCATTGCAAGGCGGAGTATTTACAAGTCATTTGTTAGATATTTTAGAAGCCTCTCAGAATGCCATTTCTTATCAAGATTTGTTTAATCGTATCAGAATGAATATTGGCGGGGTCTACCAACAGACACCAGACTTGTATGTATATAGCCCTAACTTTAAGAAGCGTCACGAAATCTTTTTGGGTGATTTGTTGGTGCGTGGAGCAGTGCCTGCACAACGAGACATAGATGCGTTTGATGGGTTTTATCCTGTCGTGCCCAAAGGAAGAACGGAGTGGCAAATTAAGGCAGGAGAATTAGAGTTGTTGCCTAGCTTGGATGGTAAGATAAAAGCAATACCAATTGAGGTATTTCTACAAGACCAACAACCTACGGGGCAATCCAATGCAGTGATTGATTATGTCGCATCGGGTTATAGTCGAGTTACTTTAATAAACGCGACATTCGACCGTAGAAAACATCGCAATCAGCTTTATGCAAAAATTCCATCTAGGTATATGCGCCGATGGAGGGTTGCGATTTGTGTCGATACAGGACAATCGGGAGGCAATACAGTTGTCCTATTTGAAAATTACGCTCCAAGAAAAAGCTTGAAAAACTTTCAAAGTGATGGAGGTCCTGCCATTAGGATGGCTCCAAAAGTTGATACAGCAGATTTTGTTGTCAAGGTCGCCAAAGGGTGGTTGGCTTTGTATCAAAAGGATGGCACATTCATTTTTTATGCAACGGCTTTGCAGTACGAAAAGGAGGGGAAAAGAACAACAATTCCTATTATTAAGAAAGAAGGAGAAGCAACGTTGTATAAATATAAAAATGGAAAAGAAACTCTTTTAGATTGGACAGGAGATTATCATATAACGAGCACAGAAAAAGCTTCTGTAGCTCCTATATTTGAATATTTGGCTTTGGTGTATCAAAAAAATCCTAAAAAAAATATTCATGTCTTTTTTGAAGAAACCGTAGGACAGAATGCTTTTACCCAATTTCAGGAGACTCAGCAAGATGTTTTGGAGTATTATGCCCCATTTATTAATTGGACAAGTCCAGAAAAAGCAGCGTATATCTTAAAAACAGAGTCTGATGGATTTGCTGTTTATCCGTATCGGAATGGGGTAGAAGGCAGAGTGCCTGTCTTTCGAAAAACATCAAGTTTAAGCATAAAAGATGGCTATCGGGTTATATTATCCCTACAAAAAATCTGTAAATGGCAAACGGTTTACCATTTATATAATAAGTTGCAGGAAACTACAACAGCAAACCATCAATTTGAGTTTGAATTCAAATTGTATCATGCCGCCGCAACAAAATCTAGAGATTTAGAGCCTAATCGAATACATAGTACGGTGTGTTTGAAAAGTTGGAACACGGATCATTTTGAAGATGTATCGCGTGGTTTGAGTCGGTCGTTAAATGAGTTGAATACAGGAGGAAGTCCCATTCGATTTTTGTACAATCCTTTGTATCCTTCTACAGTTCTTTTGGATTTTGATTTGGCAATTCACCACTTGAAAGGATCGGAAAATGTATATGTTTCAACGTTATTGCTAGATAGCAATTATGCTATTTTACCTTTACAGAAGGCAATGGGGAGTAATTTATTACCGCCCCAAAACTTAAGCACAGATAAAGGAGGAACATTGGTGTTGAATGGATTGGAGTTGCATCAGCCGCCGCAAATGAAGCACTTTCCTCAAGAAGTAGAGGCAGTGGTATTTTACCTAAAAATCTTTATTGCCTACCAGCGTTTTGATATATCTGGGTTACTTCAGACAGGTTTACCTGCTCCTGCCCCTAAATTAGCAGAATATGCTTCTGCCCAAGAAGGTACTAGAGCAATGTTGAAGAAACCACCGAAAACAGAAGATACAGGTAGTTGGATGTCGTTTACAATTCCTATTTTAGTGCAACGTGAGGAACGACCTTAA